The genomic region CCCTCAAGCGAGACAGTCCGGTTCTGGAGATCGGCAGTCATCTTGTTGCCGCTGAACGTTCCGAGGGGCGTGGTGCCCGTGACGGCGCCGCCGCTTTCCATGGTGCGTTCGCGCAGGTCCACGGTCGCATCATGGGTGGTGAGATTATAGCCGTCGCTCGTGCGGAAGCGCAGCGGCCCGTCGATCGCGACTTCCTCCTCCGCCATGTCGTAGCGGCCGCGATTGGCGACGAGCTGTGCCACGCCCTCTTCGAGCCGGATGCGCGCTGCTAGATCGCGCAGCTGCACGATCGGCTCCAGCGAGCTTTTCTGAATCGCCGAACCTGCCGTCAGCACAAAGGCGCGGCCGCGCGCATCCTGGCCACGGTACGTCGCGGATTCGATTCGGAGCCGCTCGCCGGCGACATCCACCTTGTTCTTGTCGAGCACGAAGCTCACGTCGCCGCCGACGGTGAGCGGCGCCATCACCAGAAAGGCGCCGAGCACGCCGATTCCGACCGGCAATGCGACGAGCGCCGTCTTGACCACGCGATCATGGCTGCTGCCGGGATGCGCCCATGCGCGCCGCTTGCGGCGTAGGCGGCGGGCTTCCCTA from Sphingosinithalassobacter sp. CS137 harbors:
- the lptC gene encoding LPS export ABC transporter periplasmic protein LptC, with the translated sequence MSREARRLRRKRRAWAHPGSSHDRVVKTALVALPVGIGVLGAFLVMAPLTVGGDVSFVLDKNKVDVAGERLRIESATYRGQDARGRAFVLTAGSAIQKSSLEPIVQLRDLAARIRLEEGVAQLVANRGRYDMAEEEVAIDGPLRFRTSDGYNLTTHDATVDLRERTMESGGAVTGTTPLGTFSGNKMTADLQNRTVSLEGNARLRIVPGRANRQ